From one Mya arenaria isolate MELC-2E11 chromosome 4, ASM2691426v1 genomic stretch:
- the LOC128230725 gene encoding uncharacterized protein LOC128230725 — protein MRITRELSRELVRIIDPEGVERRKRHRLRRRQYISRGPNYVWHLDGYDKLAPYGIYIHGCIDGFSRKVMWLKAGITNKRPEVIASYFIEAVNQEGGFPLRVRGDRGTENGAVAAAQRALRDNERAFLYGRSTSNQRIERWWGYLRNARADYWMNEIKLLERDNRLERADPIQRLCLQYALLPFIGRQLDEIKHLWNTHSIRNQRVGDTLPGIPDILHTQVELYGVEDYKNACSMQEMQYLHQEYENDFLNLDGEFLEIVEQVREINNLPDPVQISHFQEAKDLYVQLSSYINNL, from the exons GGAACTAAGCAGAGAATTAGTTCGAATAATTGACCCAGAGGGAGTGGAAAGACGAAAACGCCATAGACTGAGACGCCGCCAATACATTTCGAGG GGCCCAAACTATGTATGGCATTTGG ATGGATATGACAAGCTTGCTCCCTATGGGATCTATATACATGGATGCATAGATGg TTTCAGCAGGAAGGTGATGTGGTTAAAGGCAGGAATTACAAACAAAAGACCAGAAGTTATTGCATCATACTTCATAGAAGCAGTCAACCAAGAAGGTG gGTTCCCTCTAAGAGTCCGAGGTGACAGAGGCACTGAAAATGGAGCAGTGGCAGCAGCTCAAAGAGCTCTTAGGGACAATGAACGAGCTTTTTTATATGGACGATCCACATCTAATCAG CGCATTGAGAGATGGTGGGGTTACTTGAGAAATGCACGGGCAGACTACTGGATGAATGAAATCAAG CTGTTGGAGAGGGACAATAGATTGGAAAGGGCAGATCCTATACAAAG ATTATGCCTGCAATATGCACTCCTGCCATTTATTGGAAGGCAGCTGGATGAAATTAAGCATCTCTGGAACACCCATTCTATTCGCAATCAAAGAGTGGGGGATACACTTCCTGGCATTCCGGACATTCTGCATACACAAGTAGAATTATATG gTGTGGAAGATTACAAAAACGCCTGCTCGATGCAAGAAATGCAATATCTGCACCAggaatatgaaaatgattttttaaatttagatggagaaTTTTTAGAGATAGTGGAGCAGGTCAGAGAAATAAACAATCTACCAGATCCAGTACAAATTTCCCACTTTCAGGAGGCCAAAGATCTCTATGTACAGCTGTCTTCTTACATAAATAACttgtaa